The Huiozyma naganishii CBS 8797 chromosome 6, complete genome genome includes a window with the following:
- the ATG13 gene encoding serine/threonine protein kinase regulatory subunit ATG13 (similar to Saccharomyces cerevisiae ATG13 (YPR185W); ancestral locus Anc_7.542), whose translation MSSFSDDDKIIIKLINNFFLKACLLIYNSDLCLSSGTVGLRDSLKFDDEWFETLETETEDFPDNIALWTHFDGTCSLPPMVIETFLDIRQLPSTCTLRLMDTDGNLWNVCKGGKKTEVLIERWLIELDSESATFKTTSPPQDGDDDGDNAVSLNKQIALLLRYLHTLSQLLPAYTLSRSLVKNIESQSANASIGGENRAPLLSIGSRILDGSKPILSRGRIGLSKPIINTYSNVINESNIPAHLEQKKITAVWTKYGLLRVSVSYRRECKFEIHDSEELVGNNVYSSHTAGSLALFGKRSVSISPSIRGSGGPSSFENQQQSSLPRKSVGITRQVQPFKVGSVSSAANERGNSQASTRNPSFSNVSTQNLTSIARRSSIGSNPGAIINLQANVSNPSLFSNSNASNINNLHGESGSVESGSKYISSFGNIRRHSSIYRNTEHLNSIDRALRSNSDANSTSKNRSNSNSYDKRQTSLRNSTNDEDLLDFVKMIDLKPEIKFQRKLSGGSSTNVNISNSLLKYQNLRPNNDMLSEDLSMSYSLDPLTKRNSNSGGNLNTPTTRTRGHSQTSSSPHSHSPFLSSSPPLQYQSIAYKTVDSSSNSRRSSLERNLTPHNTRIAFMPPIFGGESQSYHDTGASHRTSSGGANSDNGPSAKDRKSGHISEAADIDEEDALMLDRQQKPVSTSPRSTDSMTGSIRNAELPYRQSSVPLSQPALVPVSAHAKLHRPQNIHSRDILTTGRHINHGTVNRSSTDDGDEDDDLMFFMSDMNLSSK comes from the coding sequence ATGTCCTCTTTTAGTGATGATGATAAGATCATAATCAAACTTATcaataatttttttctgaagGCTTGCCTACTGATTTACAACTCAGATCTGTGCTTGTCATCGGGCACTGTTGGTTTGAGGGACTCGTTGAAGTTTGATGACGAGTGGTTTGAGACACTTGAAACGGAAACGGAAGACTTCCCGGACAACATCGCCCTCTGGACACACTTTGACGGCACTTGCAGCCTTCCACCAATGGTCATCGAAACGTTCCTGGACATCAGACAGCTGCCATCAACATGCACTTTGCGGCTGATGGATACAGACGGCAACCTGTGGAACGTGTGCAAGGGGGGCAAGAAAACAGAGGTTCTCATCGAGAGATGGCTGATAGAGCTGGACTCCGAATCAGCCACGTTCAAGACGACGAGCCCGCCACAGGAtggtgacgacgacggcGACAATGCAGTGTCTCTCAATAAACAGATCGCTCTACTGCTGCGATACCTGCATACTCTGAGCCAGTTGCTCCCAGCGTACACGCTCTCTAGGTCCCTGGTCAAAAACATAGAATCACAGAGCGCGAACGCCAGTATTGGGGGCGAGAACAGAGCGCCGCTTTTGTCTATCGGATCCAGAATACTGGACGGGTCGAAACCGATACTGTCCAGGGGCAGAATAGGACTGAGCAAGCCCATTATAAACACGTACTCCAATGTCATAAACGAATCCAATATACCGGCACATctggaacagaaaaagattACTGCGGTGTGGACAAAGTACGGACTTCTAAGGGTGTCTGTATCGTACCGACGTGAATGCAAATTTGAGATCCACGACTCGGAGGAACTCGTGGGTAATAACGTCTACAGTAGCCACACGGCGGGATCGCTCGCCTTGTTTGGCAAAAGATCAGTTTCAATATCGCCAAGCATCAGAGGCAGCGGCGGTCCATCATCATTTGAgaaccagcagcagtcGTCTCTTCCGAGGAAGTCCGTTGGCATCACAAGACAGGTACAGCCTTTCAAAGTCGGATCCGTCAGCAGTGCCGCAAACGAAAGAGGCAACAGCCAAGCATCCACAAGAAACCCGTCTTTCTCGAACGTATCCACCCAAAATCTGACGTCAATTGCCCGGAGGTCCTCTATTGGATCGAACCCGGGCGCAATAATAAACCTACAGGCCAACGTCTCAAATCCAAGTCTGTTCTCGAATAGTAACGCCTCGAATATAAATAACTTGCACGGGGAATCTGGGAGCGTGGAGAGCGGCTCCAAATACATATCCTCGTTTGGGAACATCCGCAGGCATTCCAGTATCTACCGCAACACTGAACACCTGAACAGCATCGATAGAGCACTGAGATCCAACAGTGACGCCAACAGTACCAGTAAGAACAGGTCGAACTCGAACTCGTATGACAAGCGTCAGACAAGTTTAAGGAATAGTACGAATGATGAGGATTTGTTGGACTTTGTCAAGATGATAGACCTGAAGCCAGAAATCAAGTTCCAAAGAAAGCTCTCAGGCGGGAGTAGCACTAATGTGAACATCTCAAACTCGTTGCTAAAATACCAGAACCTGAGACCTAATAACGATATGCTGAGCGAAGATCTGTCAATGAGCTACAGTTTGGATCCCTTGACTAAACGCAATAGCAACTCGGGCGGCAACTTGAATACCCCGACCACAAGAACCAGAGGCCACTCACAGACTTCATCCAGTCCTCACTCCCATTCGCCATTTTTGTCTTCCTCGCCGCCTTTGCAATATCAAAGCATTGCTTACAAGACTGTCGACAGTTCGTCCAACAGCAGGAGGAGTTCACTGGAGAGAAACTTGACACCACATAACACTCGCATCGCTTTCATGCCACCCATATTTGGTGGAGAATCCCAATCTTACCATGATACAGGTGCTAGTCATAGAACGAGCAGCGGTGGGGCTAATAGCGACAACGGACCTTCAGCTAAAGACAGGAAAAGTGGGCACATCAGCGAAGCTGCCGATATTGATGAGGAAGATGCACTGATGTTGGACAGACAACAGAAGCCAGTCTCGACCTCCCCAAGATCCACTGACTCCATGACCGGTTCTATAAGGAACGCGGAGCTTCCGTACAGACAATCGAGTGTTCCTCTATCTCAACCGGCATTAGTGCCTGTTTCCGCACACGCAAAATTGCATCGACCTCAGAATATTCATTCTAGAGATATTTTAACAACTGGAAGACACATAAACCATGGCACTGTCAATCGTTCTTCTACAGATGATGGggatgaggatgacgacTTGATGTTCTTCATGAGTGACATGAACCTATCTTCGAAATAA